A stretch of the Portunus trituberculatus isolate SZX2019 chromosome 11, ASM1759143v1, whole genome shotgun sequence genome encodes the following:
- the LOC123502292 gene encoding coronin-7-like — protein MTLIKTILQSYREYHSDLYPETAGPHAPYTTDQWLNGCTTPVPKVSLDPTKRPMPVWKCCPAYKGLMWVSTAFNSFRGDRRGRRK, from the exons ATGACATTAATTAAAACTATTTTGCAGAGTTATCGAGAATACCACAGTGACTTGTACCCTGAGACTGCCGGGCCACATGCCCCCTATACTACGGACCAGTGGCTCAACGGGTGTACCACTCCTGTCCCAAAGGTGTCCCTGGACCCAACCAAACGTCCCATGCCTGTTTGGAAG TGTTGTCCAGCTTACAAAGGTCTTATGTGGGTGTCAACAGCCTTTAACAGCTTCAG